A single window of Usitatibacter rugosus DNA harbors:
- the glyA gene encoding serine hydroxymethyltransferase — protein sequence MFPDTHTVAAIDPEVWSAMQSEGRRQETGIELIASENYASPAVLAAQGSVLTNKYAEGYPGKRYYGGCEFVDVVEALAIERVKRLFGAEYANVQPHSGSQANQAVYFAMLKPGDTILGMSLAAGGHLTHGASVNLSGKIFNAITYGLNEKEELDYDQVRSLAKEHKPKMIVAGASAYALKTDWKKFREIADEVGALLMVDMAHYAGLVAAGVYPSPVGIADFVTSTTHKTLRGPRGGVILASAQHEKALNSTIFPGIQGGPLMHVIAAKAVAFHEALQPSFKAYQEQVAVNAKLMAETLTQRGLRIVSGRTESHVFLVDLRAKKVTGKDAEALLGRAHITVNKNAIPNDPEKPFVTSGVRIGSPAMTTRGFKDAEAKLVANLVADALEAAGNDAAIAKVGEAVNTLCAKFPVYGPAMRATFGMK from the coding sequence ATGTTTCCCGACACGCACACCGTTGCCGCCATCGATCCCGAAGTCTGGAGCGCCATGCAGTCCGAGGGCCGGCGCCAGGAAACGGGCATCGAGCTGATCGCCTCCGAGAACTACGCCAGCCCCGCGGTGCTCGCCGCACAAGGCAGCGTGCTCACCAACAAGTACGCGGAAGGCTATCCGGGCAAGCGCTACTACGGCGGCTGCGAATTCGTCGACGTCGTGGAAGCCCTCGCCATCGAGCGCGTGAAGAGGCTCTTCGGCGCCGAATACGCCAACGTGCAACCGCACTCCGGCTCGCAGGCGAATCAAGCGGTCTACTTCGCGATGCTCAAGCCCGGCGACACGATCCTCGGCATGTCGCTCGCCGCGGGCGGCCACCTCACGCATGGTGCCTCCGTCAACCTCTCCGGCAAGATCTTCAACGCGATCACCTACGGGCTGAACGAGAAGGAAGAGCTCGACTACGACCAGGTGCGCTCGCTCGCCAAGGAGCACAAGCCGAAGATGATCGTGGCGGGCGCCTCGGCCTACGCGCTGAAGACCGACTGGAAGAAATTCCGCGAGATCGCGGACGAAGTCGGCGCGCTGCTGATGGTCGACATGGCGCACTACGCGGGCCTCGTGGCCGCGGGCGTGTATCCCTCGCCGGTGGGCATCGCCGATTTCGTCACCAGCACCACGCACAAGACACTGCGCGGGCCGCGCGGCGGCGTGATCCTTGCCTCGGCGCAGCACGAGAAGGCGCTCAACTCGACGATCTTCCCCGGCATCCAGGGCGGGCCGCTCATGCACGTGATCGCGGCGAAGGCGGTCGCGTTCCACGAAGCGCTGCAGCCGTCGTTCAAGGCGTACCAGGAACAGGTCGCCGTGAACGCGAAGCTGATGGCCGAGACGCTCACGCAGCGCGGGCTTCGCATCGTGTCCGGGCGCACCGAGAGCCACGTGTTCCTCGTGGACCTGCGCGCGAAGAAGGTGACGGGCAAGGATGCGGAGGCGCTGCTCGGCCGCGCGCACATCACCGTCAACAAGAACGCGATCCCCAACGATCCGGAAAAGCCCTTCGTCACCAGCGGCGTGCGCATCGGCTCGCCGGCGATGACCACGCGCGGCTTCAAGGACGCGGAGGCGAAGCTGGTGGCCAACCTCGTGGCCGACGCGCTCGAGGCCGCGGGCAACGACGCGGCGATCGCGAAGGTGGGCGAGGCCGTGAACACGTTGTGCGCGAAGTTTCCGGTCTACGGCCCGGCGATGCGCGCCACGTTCGGGATGAAATAA
- the nrdR gene encoding transcriptional regulator NrdR has protein sequence MKCPFCGAEDTQVIDSRVSEEGDSIRRRRRCQVCNKRFTTYEVAELRMPQIVKTDGVREDFSSPKLRTGFQRALHKRPVTTELVDAAITRIEQKLLAIGEREIDSRRLGEMVMEELRKLDKVAYIRFASVYKSFSDVEDFRDAIREVRDK, from the coding sequence ATGAAGTGCCCCTTCTGCGGCGCCGAGGACACGCAAGTGATCGACTCGCGCGTGAGCGAGGAGGGCGATTCCATCCGCCGCCGGCGCCGCTGCCAGGTGTGCAACAAGCGCTTCACGACGTACGAGGTGGCGGAGCTGCGCATGCCGCAGATCGTGAAGACCGACGGCGTGCGCGAGGACTTCTCGTCGCCGAAGCTGCGCACCGGGTTCCAGCGCGCGCTGCACAAGCGCCCCGTGACCACGGAGCTCGTGGACGCGGCCATCACGCGCATCGAGCAGAAGCTGCTCGCGATCGGCGAACGCGAAATCGATTCCCGCCGCCTGGGCGAGATGGTGATGGAGGAGCTGCGCAAGCTCGACAAGGTTGCGTACATCCGCTTCGCGTCGGTCTACAAGAGCTTCTCGGACGTCGAGGATTTCCGCGACGCGATTCGGGAAGTGCGGGACAAATGA
- a CDS encoding riboflavin synthase translates to MFTGIVTAVGRISKAEPQGDGMRLRIDAKALGMDDVGLGDSIAIQGVCHTVVAMDANGFDVDTSRATLLVTTGLEAGRDVNLEKSLRLSDRLGGHLMQGHVDGVGTVTAFEDVGGSWRLEVEAPAALGRYIAKKGSIAIDGVSLTVNSVEGSRFEVNIIPHTRAVTTFRNLARGSRVNVEVDMVARYLERLSLPGSGERA, encoded by the coding sequence ATGTTCACCGGCATCGTGACGGCGGTCGGGCGCATCTCGAAAGCGGAGCCGCAGGGCGACGGGATGCGGCTGCGCATCGACGCCAAGGCGCTCGGCATGGACGACGTGGGACTCGGCGACTCGATCGCGATCCAGGGCGTGTGCCACACCGTGGTCGCGATGGACGCGAACGGGTTTGACGTGGATACCTCCCGCGCAACCCTCTTGGTCACGACCGGCCTCGAGGCCGGCCGCGACGTGAACCTGGAGAAATCGCTGCGCCTGTCCGATCGCCTCGGCGGTCACCTGATGCAAGGTCACGTGGACGGCGTCGGCACGGTCACGGCATTCGAGGACGTCGGCGGAAGCTGGCGCCTGGAGGTCGAGGCGCCCGCGGCGCTGGGCCGCTACATCGCGAAGAAGGGCTCGATCGCGATCGACGGAGTAAGTCTTACTGTGAATTCGGTAGAAGGTTCGCGCTTCGAAGTGAACATCATTCCGCACACGCGCGCCGTGACCACTTTCCGGAACCTCGCGCGCGGCTCGCGAGTCAACGTGGAGGTCGACATGGTCGCGCGATACCTCGAGCGGCTGTCCCTTCCGGGAAGCGGCGAGCGGGCCTGA
- the ribBA gene encoding bifunctional 3,4-dihydroxy-2-butanone-4-phosphate synthase/GTP cyclohydrolase II, with translation MAIASTPEIIEELRLGRMVVLVDEEDRENEGDIVLAADFVTPEAINFMATHARGLICLTLTEERCRQLNLSLMVNDNRTRYGTAFTASIEAATGVTTGISAADRARTVRVATAKHVSPSDIVQPGHIFPIMAQKGGVLVRAGHTEAGCDLPEMAGLTPASVICEVMKADGEMARLPDLIEFAREHGLKLGTITDLIRHRLETEKLVERVSEKAINTPYGPFRLVVYHDTAADEMHYALVRGQPAPDRPVLVRVHEPFVSLDAFDFDSTRHAYSVQDAMRIVAHQKEGVIVLLRRPEDTAETLDRLTGSSRAQPRKWDPRLHGIGAQILKDLGVGRMRVLARPKKIPSMAGFGLEVVEYVAPGDASLSKVG, from the coding sequence ATGGCCATCGCATCCACGCCCGAAATCATCGAAGAGCTCCGGCTCGGCCGCATGGTCGTGCTGGTGGACGAGGAAGACCGTGAAAACGAGGGGGATATCGTCCTCGCCGCGGACTTCGTCACGCCCGAGGCGATCAACTTCATGGCCACGCACGCGCGCGGCTTGATCTGCCTTACCCTCACCGAGGAGCGCTGCCGGCAGTTGAACCTCTCGCTGATGGTGAACGACAACCGCACCCGCTACGGCACGGCGTTCACCGCGTCGATCGAGGCGGCTACCGGCGTGACGACCGGCATCTCCGCCGCCGATCGTGCTCGCACCGTCCGCGTCGCCACCGCGAAGCATGTGAGCCCGTCGGACATCGTCCAGCCCGGCCACATCTTCCCGATCATGGCGCAGAAGGGCGGCGTGCTCGTGCGTGCCGGCCACACCGAAGCCGGCTGCGACCTGCCCGAGATGGCCGGCCTCACGCCCGCCTCGGTGATCTGCGAGGTGATGAAGGCCGATGGCGAGATGGCCCGACTGCCCGACCTCATCGAGTTCGCGCGCGAGCACGGCCTGAAGCTCGGCACCATCACCGACCTGATCCGCCACCGCCTCGAGACCGAGAAGCTGGTCGAGCGCGTGTCGGAGAAGGCCATCAACACGCCTTACGGCCCGTTCCGCCTCGTCGTGTACCACGACACCGCGGCCGACGAGATGCACTACGCCCTGGTGCGTGGCCAGCCCGCTCCCGACCGTCCAGTGCTGGTCCGCGTGCACGAGCCGTTCGTCTCGCTCGACGCGTTCGATTTCGATTCCACGCGCCACGCCTATTCGGTGCAGGACGCCATGCGCATCGTCGCCCACCAGAAGGAGGGCGTGATCGTGCTTCTGCGCCGCCCCGAGGACACGGCCGAGACGCTGGATCGCCTCACCGGCTCGTCGCGCGCGCAACCGCGCAAGTGGGACCCGCGCCTGCACGGCATCGGAGCCCAGATCCTGAAGGACCTCGGCGTGGGCCGCATGCGCGTGCTCGCGCGGCCGAAGAAGATCCCGAGCATGGCGGGCTTCGGGCTCGAGGTCGTCGAGTACGTCGCACCGGGAGACGCAAGCCTCTCGAAGGTCGGGTAG
- the ribD gene encoding bifunctional diaminohydroxyphosphoribosylaminopyrimidine deaminase/5-amino-6-(5-phosphoribosylamino)uracil reductase RibD, with amino-acid sequence MMFSAEDHVFMSRAIALTAKGRDTSTPNPNVGCVLVKGGRIIGEGWHAKAGEPHAEANALAAASESPEGATAYVTLEPCSHVGRTPPCADALVKAGVARVLAALEDPNPKVKGQGGARLRDAGIGYETGLMEAQARDAHRGYLTRMTKGRPWMRIKAAASLDGRIALANGESKWITGEAARRDVHALRARSCAMLTGIGTVLRDDPELTVRDVPSSRQPRRILIDSRLDIGLEARLLRGEPPIIFTVSEDKAKRALLEGLGAEVVTAPTDPAKPGKTDLAAIARALGERGFNEVTIETGAKLNGSLLAAGVIDEIVLYLAPRFFGDTAQSLFALPEFTSLEQALRPRLVDVRQVGEDLRLTLRMEG; translated from the coding sequence ATGATGTTCTCCGCCGAAGACCACGTCTTCATGTCGCGCGCCATCGCCCTCACGGCAAAGGGTCGCGACACATCCACGCCCAATCCCAACGTCGGCTGCGTCCTCGTGAAGGGCGGCCGCATCATCGGCGAGGGCTGGCACGCGAAGGCGGGCGAGCCGCACGCCGAGGCGAATGCGCTGGCGGCCGCGAGCGAATCCCCGGAAGGCGCCACCGCCTACGTGACGCTCGAGCCCTGCAGCCACGTGGGCCGCACGCCGCCTTGTGCCGATGCGCTGGTGAAGGCCGGGGTCGCGCGCGTGCTCGCCGCGCTCGAGGATCCGAACCCGAAGGTGAAGGGGCAGGGCGGGGCCCGGCTTCGGGATGCGGGCATCGGCTACGAGACGGGATTGATGGAAGCGCAGGCGCGAGACGCGCATCGCGGCTACCTCACGCGCATGACGAAGGGCCGGCCGTGGATGCGCATCAAGGCCGCGGCTTCGCTCGACGGGCGTATCGCGCTCGCCAACGGCGAATCGAAATGGATCACGGGCGAAGCCGCGCGCCGCGACGTGCATGCGTTGCGGGCTCGATCCTGCGCAATGCTGACCGGCATCGGCACCGTGCTGCGTGACGATCCGGAGCTCACCGTGCGCGACGTTCCCAGCTCGCGCCAGCCTCGGCGCATCCTCATCGACAGCCGCCTCGACATCGGCCTCGAGGCCCGCCTGCTGCGTGGCGAGCCGCCGATCATCTTCACGGTGAGCGAGGACAAGGCGAAGCGAGCGCTCCTCGAAGGACTCGGTGCCGAGGTCGTCACCGCGCCGACCGATCCCGCCAAGCCCGGCAAGACCGACCTCGCGGCGATCGCGCGAGCACTGGGCGAGCGGGGCTTCAACGAGGTGACGATCGAGACGGGCGCCAAGCTGAATGGCTCGCTGCTGGCCGCGGGCGTCATCGACGAGATCGTCCTCTACCTCGCCCCCAGGTTCTTCGGCGACACGGCACAGAGCCTCTTCGCCTTGCCCGAGTTCACCTCGCTCGAGCAGGCGCTGCGCCCACGTCTCGTCGATGTTCGGCAGGTGGGCGAGGACCTTCGACTGACACTCCGGATGGAGGGCTGA
- the ribH gene encoding 6,7-dimethyl-8-ribityllumazine synthase has product MTVVTPELKGAGLRVGIAWSRFNEEIVRELLTACDRQLVELGVAAEDIDVVSVPGALELPLALQALALERRGFAHRYDALVALGAVVRGETYHFEVVANESARGIVEVQLETGIPIANAVLTTNDEAQAKERAAVKGAEAARVAVEMANLMRAIGP; this is encoded by the coding sequence ATGACCGTCGTCACGCCGGAACTCAAAGGCGCGGGCCTCCGCGTGGGCATCGCGTGGAGCCGCTTCAACGAGGAGATCGTGCGCGAGCTCCTCACCGCCTGCGACCGCCAGCTGGTCGAGCTGGGTGTCGCCGCGGAGGACATCGACGTGGTCTCGGTGCCGGGCGCCCTCGAGCTGCCGCTGGCACTCCAGGCCCTCGCACTCGAGCGCCGCGGCTTCGCGCATCGCTATGACGCGCTCGTCGCACTGGGTGCCGTGGTGCGCGGCGAGACCTATCATTTCGAGGTGGTCGCCAACGAAAGCGCGCGCGGCATCGTCGAGGTGCAGCTCGAGACCGGCATCCCCATCGCCAACGCCGTGCTCACCACGAACGACGAGGCGCAGGCGAAGGAGCGCGCCGCCGTGAAGGGCGCCGAGGCGGCGAGGGTGGCCGTCGAGATGGCGAACCTCATGCGGGCGATCGGTCCATGA
- the nusB gene encoding transcription antitermination factor NusB, with the protein MKIPPRRRAREVALQGLYQWQVNPASLSVLLENLSELEHYGSADNDFLRTLLGGVLKEHVSLEARVKPFVDRKWSEVTPVEKAILLIGAFELVHMPEVPYRVTINEGIELAKRFGGTDGHKYVNGILDKLAAEVRPDEIKARTKTA; encoded by the coding sequence ATGAAGATCCCGCCGCGCCGCCGCGCCCGCGAAGTGGCCCTGCAGGGCCTCTACCAATGGCAGGTCAATCCGGCGAGCCTCTCCGTGCTGCTGGAGAACCTCTCCGAGCTCGAGCACTACGGTAGCGCCGACAACGACTTCCTGCGTACGCTCCTGGGCGGCGTGCTGAAAGAGCACGTGTCCCTCGAGGCGAGGGTGAAGCCCTTCGTCGACCGCAAGTGGTCGGAGGTGACGCCGGTGGAGAAGGCGATCCTGCTGATCGGCGCCTTCGAGCTCGTGCACATGCCCGAAGTGCCGTACCGGGTCACGATCAACGAGGGGATCGAGCTCGCGAAACGATTCGGCGGCACCGATGGTCACAAGTACGTGAACGGCATCCTCGACAAGCTCGCCGCCGAGGTCCGCCCCGACGAGATCAAGGCCCGGACGAAGACCGCATGA